One window from the genome of Leptotrichia trevisanii DSM 22070 encodes:
- the nagB gene encoding glucosamine-6-phosphate deaminase, which produces MRVIILKNADEVARWSAYQIAKKILKFRPTKEKPFVLGLPTGSTPLATYKELINLYNEKILSFENVVTFNMDEYVGLKPEDPQSYHYFMIENFFKYIDIKKENINILDGCAKDLEKECQDYEGKIKRVGGIQLFLGGVGEDGHIAFNEPGSSLSSHTRDKDLTYDTILANSRFFDNDIEKVPKLALTIGVGTLMDSKEVMILANGYKKARAVYHGVEGGVNHLWTISALQLHRRAVLVIDEMAASDIKVKTYRYFKEIEAKNLDLEEYKKYLIELAK; this is translated from the coding sequence ATGCGTGTAATTATTTTGAAAAATGCTGATGAAGTTGCAAGATGGAGTGCATATCAGATAGCGAAAAAAATATTAAAATTTAGGCCTACAAAGGAAAAGCCTTTTGTGCTGGGGCTTCCTACTGGTTCTACACCGCTTGCGACTTATAAGGAACTGATAAATTTGTACAATGAGAAAATATTGTCATTTGAAAATGTCGTGACTTTTAATATGGATGAGTATGTGGGATTAAAGCCAGAAGATCCGCAAAGTTATCATTATTTTATGATTGAAAACTTTTTTAAGTATATTGATATAAAAAAAGAAAATATAAATATTCTGGATGGATGTGCGAAAGATTTGGAAAAGGAATGTCAAGATTATGAGGGAAAAATAAAAAGAGTTGGAGGTATCCAGCTGTTTTTAGGTGGAGTCGGAGAAGATGGACATATAGCATTTAATGAGCCAGGTTCGTCGCTTTCTTCACATACAAGGGACAAGGATCTAACTTATGATACAATTTTGGCAAATTCAAGATTTTTTGACAATGACATTGAAAAAGTGCCAAAACTAGCCTTGACAATTGGTGTAGGAACGCTTATGGACTCAAAGGAAGTTATGATTCTTGCGAATGGCTACAAAAAGGCTCGTGCTGTTTATCATGGGGTAGAAGGCGGAGTAAACCATCTTTGGACGATCTCGGCTTTACAGCTGCACAGAAGGGCGGTACTGGTAATTGATGAGATGGCGGCTTCAGATATAAAGGTTAAGACATATAGGTATTTTAAGGAAATTGAAGCTAAGAACTTGGATTTGGAAGAGTATAAAAAATATTTGATTGAATTAGCAAAATAG
- a CDS encoding dTDP-glucose 4,6-dehydratase yields the protein MKTYLVTGAAGFIGANYLKYILNKYKNEEIKVIVVDALTYAGNLGTIAYEIKDERVKFEKVDIRDQKEIARIFSENDVDFVVNFAAESHVDRSIENPQIFLETNILGTQNLLENAKKAWTVAKDENGYPVYKEGVKYLQVSTDEVYGSLSKDYDTAINLVIDDEEVKKVVKNRTNLKTYGKKFFTEKTALDPRSPYSASKASADHIVIAYGETYKMPINITRCSNNYGPYHFPEKLIPLMIKNVLEGKKLPVYGKGDNVRDWVYVEDHCKGIDLVLRNADIYEIYNIGGFNEEQNINIVKLVIDILKEEIGNNDEYKKVLKTDLQNINYDLITYVQDRLGHDMRYAIDPSKIARDLGWYPETDFETGIRKTVKWYLEHQDWVNEVVSGDYQKYYEEMYGNK from the coding sequence ATGAAGACGTATTTAGTAACAGGTGCCGCTGGCTTTATCGGTGCCAATTATTTAAAGTATATTTTAAACAAATACAAAAATGAAGAAATTAAGGTAATTGTGGTTGATGCACTGACTTATGCTGGAAATTTAGGAACAATTGCTTATGAAATTAAAGATGAAAGAGTAAAATTTGAAAAAGTTGATATTCGTGATCAAAAGGAAATTGCTAGAATTTTTTCTGAAAATGATGTTGACTTTGTTGTAAACTTTGCAGCGGAATCACACGTTGATCGTTCCATCGAAAATCCACAAATATTCTTAGAAACAAATATTCTTGGTACGCAAAATCTTTTGGAAAATGCAAAAAAAGCGTGGACTGTCGCAAAAGATGAAAATGGCTACCCAGTTTATAAAGAAGGTGTAAAATATTTACAAGTTTCCACAGATGAAGTTTATGGAAGCCTTTCAAAAGATTATGACACAGCGATTAATTTGGTAATTGACGATGAAGAAGTGAAAAAAGTTGTAAAAAACAGAACAAATTTAAAAACTTACGGGAAAAAATTCTTTACAGAAAAAACTGCCCTTGATCCAAGAAGTCCGTATTCAGCTTCTAAAGCGAGTGCAGATCACATCGTAATCGCCTACGGTGAAACTTACAAAATGCCAATAAACATCACAAGATGTTCAAACAACTACGGCCCTTACCACTTCCCGGAAAAATTAATCCCGCTTATGATTAAAAACGTGCTGGAAGGCAAGAAATTACCAGTTTACGGAAAAGGGGACAACGTAAGAGACTGGGTTTATGTGGAAGATCACTGCAAAGGAATTGACTTGGTTTTAAGAAATGCTGATATTTACGAAATTTACAATATTGGTGGTTTTAACGAAGAACAAAATATTAACATTGTAAAACTGGTTATCGACATTTTAAAAGAAGAAATTGGAAATAATGACGAATACAAAAAAGTTCTAAAAACTGATTTGCAGAATATAAACTATGATTTAATTACTTACGTTCAGGACAGACTTGGACACGATATGAGATATGCCATCGATCCTTCAAAAATCGCAAGGGATTTGGGATGGTATCCAGAAACAGACTTTGAAACAGGTATTAGAAAAACTGTAAAATGGTACTTGGAACATCAGGACTGGGTAAATGAGGTAGTTTCGGGAGATTATCAAAAATATTATGAAGAAATGTACGGAAATAAATAA
- the nagA gene encoding N-acetylglucosamine-6-phosphate deacetylase has protein sequence MIIKNAKIFDGEKFIGENAVVLEGKFIKKVTDFDLIEEKEVENQEVVDVKGMVLSPGFIDLQINGCGGVLFNDDISRKTLEIMNETNKRYGCTSFLPTLITSPDEKIEKALNLMKEMKDKEEIGVLGLHIEGPYISVEKKGIHRPEYIRVLSDEMVQKIADAGTEATKIITIAPEKAKIEHLEKLKKGGINIAVGHTNATYKECMEKKDYFNCATHLYNAMRALDSREPGVVGFLFNNDTTNCGIIVDGLHMDFASVEIAKKILKDRLYLVTDAVSPAGTDNMTEFMFEGNRVLYKNGKCVSPEGTLGGSALVMIEGIKNLVEKVHVSLEEALRMATSYPAEAVAVDQKYGFIKEGYFADLTYFDDNFNVKGTVSKGNLTRYE, from the coding sequence ATGATTATAAAAAATGCGAAAATTTTTGATGGGGAGAAGTTTATTGGGGAAAATGCGGTTGTTTTAGAGGGGAAATTTATAAAAAAAGTAACAGATTTTGATTTGATTGAGGAAAAGGAAGTGGAAAATCAGGAAGTAGTTGATGTCAAAGGGATGGTATTGTCGCCAGGGTTTATTGACTTGCAGATTAACGGATGTGGAGGAGTGCTGTTTAATGATGATATTTCGAGAAAAACACTTGAGATAATGAATGAGACTAATAAAAGATACGGATGTACTTCGTTTTTACCAACGCTTATAACTTCTCCAGATGAGAAAATAGAAAAAGCTCTGAATCTTATGAAGGAAATGAAGGATAAGGAGGAAATTGGAGTTTTGGGACTTCATATTGAAGGACCGTATATAAGTGTTGAGAAAAAGGGGATTCACCGTCCTGAATATATAAGAGTCCTGTCTGATGAAATGGTACAAAAAATAGCGGATGCAGGGACTGAGGCTACGAAAATAATAACAATAGCTCCTGAAAAGGCTAAGATTGAACATCTTGAAAAATTGAAAAAGGGGGGGATTAATATCGCTGTGGGGCATACGAATGCAACTTATAAGGAATGCATGGAAAAGAAAGACTATTTTAACTGTGCGACACATTTATATAATGCAATGAGGGCGTTGGATTCGAGAGAGCCTGGAGTTGTAGGGTTTTTATTCAATAATGATACGACAAATTGCGGGATAATAGTTGATGGGCTTCATATGGATTTTGCTTCCGTGGAAATTGCTAAGAAAATATTGAAGGACAGACTTTATCTTGTGACGGATGCGGTTAGTCCTGCTGGAACTGATAATATGACGGAATTTATGTTTGAAGGGAATCGAGTTTTATATAAAAATGGAAAATGTGTTTCGCCAGAAGGAACTTTGGGAGGTTCAGCGCTTGTTATGATTGAGGGGATAAAAAATCTTGTGGAAAAGGTGCATGTTTCGCTTGAGGAAGCACTTAGAATGGCTACTTCCTATCCTGCTGAAGCTGTGGCTGTGGATCAAAAATATGGATTTATAAAGGAAGGATATTTTGCGGATTTGACATATTTTGATGATAATTTTAATGTTAAGGGAACTGTAAGCAAGGGAAATTTAACAAGATATGAATAA
- the rfbC gene encoding dTDP-4-dehydrorhamnose 3,5-epimerase, translated as MNNFTIKETPIKDLVIIEPKVFGDERGFFMETYNQKSFEELGLTMNFVQDNHSKSKKGVLRGLHFQTKHTQGKLVRVIKGSVYDVAVDLRKGSKTFGKWYAVKLSAENKLMFYVPEGFAHGFLTLEDETEFVYRCTDLYAPEYDSGLLWSDKTLNIDWKFEEFGINPDELTISDKDKIQQKFDENKNYFE; from the coding sequence ATGAACAATTTTACAATAAAGGAAACTCCAATAAAAGATTTAGTAATAATCGAGCCAAAAGTTTTTGGAGATGAAAGAGGATTTTTTATGGAAACTTACAACCAAAAATCCTTTGAAGAATTAGGACTTACAATGAACTTCGTCCAAGACAACCACTCAAAATCAAAAAAAGGCGTTTTGCGTGGACTTCACTTCCAGACAAAACACACTCAAGGAAAATTAGTACGAGTAATAAAGGGAAGCGTCTACGATGTGGCAGTTGATTTAAGAAAAGGAAGCAAAACTTTTGGAAAATGGTACGCAGTAAAATTATCCGCTGAAAATAAATTAATGTTCTACGTTCCAGAAGGTTTTGCACATGGCTTTCTAACACTAGAAGATGAAACAGAATTTGTTTACAGATGTACAGATTTATATGCCCCTGAATACGACAGCGGGCTTTTATGGAGCGACAAAACTTTAAATATCGACTGGAAATTTGAAGAATTTGGAATAAATCCCGATGAACTGACGATTTCTGATAAAGATAAAATTCAACAGAAATTTGATGAAAACAAAAATTATTTTGAATAA